In Spirochaetales bacterium, one DNA window encodes the following:
- a CDS encoding PAS domain S-box protein produces MPFLFWLDIAALSVSTVVACAIFLLIIISNPRLSHNRYFAGFVFSVAGWTICGLLLRLSLWIGKGNPHLLLNIGIFFICLTGSLLLLFTTRYLSVKSVIIDICAYAGFIILAVYAIPLFQNKVIENIVLAPNGTVLLDVNPWGLIGGMLVIGYILWAYILFWKRGKRKREIFFPISLIIFVCGYFLGGILEIPLPILSITNTVSMGILGYGIFKRQIFNPLKNIMEELEQEVEERTRELKSAYAEIEKRVDDRTRELRKEVAERRKTEEVLRESEAKFRNLAEQSPNMIFINRKGKIVYANKKCEEIMGYSREELYNPYFFFYRLIAEDNIEMIKEKYARHIKGENIPAYEYTLVTKDGRQIEAINTTTLIRYDGEDAILGIVTDITKRKRTERILNALHEAALAMEQTYSLDEVFTIAGMKLKNLDCSCALFIYDRATQMLLVEYCFDRKSGKEFLINRDETLIPVRFSLKESKTIKEALLKRKNIFINSDILTPSEPIKEGVYEYMEFLFVLENAIAVPLIAEDVVIGLLIIRSDDLSEEDIPAISAFTCQVAAAWRKSSLLCDLKAKVLELKQTQQQLIHTRKMEAIGKLAGSIAHDFNNLLTVIVGYTHLIISQLPPDDPNLDELSGIKKAADQAVELTSQLLAFSRKQVMNPQKINLNTIIESIRVMIGSLIGEQIRLVVYHEKDLNCIKADEGQLKQVLLNLAINARDAMMQGGRLTIKTENVHFSSPWSDGINDVPAGEYVVLSVSDNGIGMDPEVQSHIFEPFYTTKEKSKGTGLGLSTVYGIVKQSKGHITVSSQPNKGTTFKLYFPARVPDVKNVSVQHHHRDGKISGSETILLVEDEQLVSSLLHNVLEKNGYRVLPAANAEEAMKIVRKHNKSIDLLITDVIMPGKLNGYELAAKIIKRIPQVRVIYMSGYIDNPLVLEGMQNPGINFLQKPFEPTVIVKKVRSVMDGDDF; encoded by the coding sequence TTGCCTTTTCTTTTTTGGCTCGATATTGCGGCACTCAGTGTATCGACGGTCGTTGCGTGTGCGATTTTTCTTTTAATCATCATCAGTAATCCTCGATTATCCCATAACCGGTATTTTGCCGGATTTGTTTTTTCCGTCGCGGGGTGGACGATTTGCGGGCTTCTTCTCCGTCTTTCCCTCTGGATCGGGAAAGGGAATCCGCACCTCCTTCTCAATATTGGGATTTTCTTTATCTGTCTGACCGGCTCCCTGCTGCTTCTTTTTACGACACGGTATCTTTCCGTCAAGTCAGTAATTATCGATATATGCGCGTATGCCGGTTTTATCATTCTGGCTGTCTACGCGATTCCTCTTTTTCAGAACAAGGTGATTGAAAATATCGTACTTGCCCCGAACGGAACGGTCCTTCTGGATGTCAATCCATGGGGACTTATCGGCGGGATGCTCGTCATCGGATATATTCTCTGGGCATATATCCTTTTCTGGAAAAGGGGAAAGCGGAAAAGGGAGATATTTTTTCCGATAAGCCTGATCATTTTTGTCTGCGGCTATTTTCTGGGAGGAATTCTTGAAATACCCTTACCGATCCTTTCCATCACCAATACGGTAAGTATGGGGATTCTGGGATATGGAATATTCAAGCGTCAGATTTTCAATCCCCTTAAAAATATCATGGAGGAACTCGAGCAGGAGGTCGAGGAGCGGACAAGGGAATTGAAGTCCGCCTATGCTGAAATCGAGAAACGGGTGGATGATCGGACAAGGGAGTTAAGGAAAGAGGTGGCGGAACGGCGAAAAACGGAAGAGGTTCTTCGGGAGTCGGAAGCAAAATTCAGAAACCTCGCGGAACAGTCGCCGAATATGATTTTCATCAACCGCAAGGGCAAGATCGTCTATGCAAACAAAAAGTGTGAAGAGATTATGGGTTACAGCCGCGAAGAGCTTTATAATCCATACTTTTTCTTCTACCGCCTTATCGCCGAAGACAATATCGAAATGATAAAGGAAAAGTATGCCCGGCATATCAAAGGGGAGAATATTCCCGCCTACGAATATACACTGGTAACAAAAGACGGCAGGCAAATCGAAGCGATCAATACGACCACCCTAATACGTTACGATGGCGAGGATGCGATTCTGGGTATCGTTACCGATATCACAAAGCGAAAACGGACCGAGCGAATCCTCAATGCCCTGCACGAGGCTGCGCTTGCAATGGAACAGACATATTCCCTCGATGAAGTTTTTACGATCGCGGGGATGAAATTAAAAAATCTCGATTGTTCATGCGCCCTCTTTATCTATGACCGGGCGACACAGATGCTGCTGGTGGAATATTGTTTCGACCGTAAATCGGGCAAAGAGTTTTTAATCAACCGCGATGAAACGCTGATACCGGTCAGGTTTTCATTGAAAGAATCGAAGACGATCAAGGAAGCCCTCCTTAAACGTAAAAATATTTTCATCAATTCCGATATCCTCACGCCGAGTGAGCCTATAAAAGAGGGCGTCTATGAATATATGGAATTTCTTTTTGTTCTGGAAAACGCCATCGCGGTACCGTTGATCGCAGAGGATGTCGTCATCGGTCTTCTTATTATCCGCTCCGACGATTTGTCGGAAGAAGATATTCCCGCGATATCCGCCTTTACCTGTCAGGTTGCCGCCGCCTGGCGTAAATCGAGTCTACTCTGCGATCTCAAGGCAAAGGTTTTGGAATTGAAGCAAACACAGCAACAACTCATTCATACGAGAAAAATGGAAGCGATCGGTAAACTCGCAGGAAGCATCGCCCATGATTTCAACAACCTGCTGACCGTCATTGTCGGCTACACACACCTGATTATTTCACAATTGCCCCCGGATGATCCGAATTTGGATGAATTGTCGGGGATTAAAAAAGCCGCCGATCAGGCAGTCGAATTGACCAGCCAGCTTCTCGCGTTCAGCAGAAAACAGGTGATGAATCCCCAGAAAATCAACCTCAATACAATCATCGAGAGTATCCGGGTCATGATCGGCAGCCTTATCGGAGAACAAATACGGCTTGTCGTTTATCATGAAAAAGACCTCAACTGCATCAAGGCGGATGAAGGACAATTGAAACAGGTACTTCTCAATCTGGCGATCAACGCACGGGATGCAATGATGCAGGGCGGCCGACTGACAATAAAAACCGAGAATGTTCATTTTTCTTCTCCATGGAGTGACGGTATAAACGACGTGCCCGCGGGGGAGTATGTCGTGCTTTCGGTCAGTGATAACGGGATCGGGATGGATCCCGAAGTTCAGAGTCATATATTCGAGCCCTTTTATACGACAAAAGAAAAAAGCAAGGGAACAGGACTCGGACTTTCAACCGTTTACGGCATTGTCAAACAGAGTAAAGGCCATATTACCGTCAGCAGTCAGCCGAATAAAGGCACGACGTTCAAACTTTATTTTCCCGCACGGGTTCCGGATGTGAAAAATGTATCGGTTCAGCATCATCACAGGGACGGCAAGATTTCAGGGTCCGAGACAATTCTCCTTGTCGAAGACGAACAGCTTGTGAGTTCCCTGCTTCATAATGTCCTCGAAAAAAACGGATACCGGGTGCTGCCGGCGGCTAATGCCGAGGAGGCGATGAAGATTGTCCGTAAACATAATAAGTCGATCGATCTTTTGATAACCGATGTCATTATGCCGGGCAAATTGAACGGTTATGAACTGGCGGCAAAAATAATAAAACGAATTCCACAGGTACGCGTTATCTATATGTCGGGTTATATCGACAATCCGCTTGTTCTCGAAGGAATGCAGAATCCGGGTATAAACTTTCTGCAAAAACCATTCGAACCAACGGTGATCGTCAAGAAAGTGAGGTCCGTAATGGACGGTGACGACTTCTGA